A single window of Uloborus diversus isolate 005 chromosome 5, Udiv.v.3.1, whole genome shotgun sequence DNA harbors:
- the LOC129221904 gene encoding uncharacterized protein LOC129221904, which yields MAEATDSGPVFFTKATPEQWSYVLSQYKEVLKERAAKRTKKGGPEELIRLDTWYQEQLPKIIQSRKPPHIVHEELIQIVKWKLMRGKFRPRLTDLVRINTETAVLQISKKAFRKPPKELSQAITALTNLKGVGPATASAILAAAFPDDVPYMADESMLSTPGIEATDYTLAEYLNYAEHIKACSDRLKKLDPKSDWTPHKVELTLWTHYLAKELKPSVLDGLPKASIKTDASENGEHNDDSVAENGNGDEPSSDAVVPNPQISTDDEKEIPSEENTNDSNADSGKENVGDSGDAVDDENETCEETAAAEKSPPDEPPAKKLCVEQ from the exons ATGGCTGAAGCAACTGATTCGGGACCTGTGTTCTTTACTAAAGCTACTCCAGAACAGTGGTCATATGTGTTATCTCAATATAAGGAAGTTTTGAAGGAGAGAGCAGCAAAGAGGACCAAAAAAGGTGGACCTGAAGAGCTTATTCGTCTGGATACTTG GTACCAAGAACAGTTACCAAAGATTATACAATCCAGAAAGCCTCCTCACATAGTGCATGAAGAATTGATTCAAATTGTGAAATGGAAACTTATg aGGGGAAAATTCCGTCCAAGGCTTACCGACTTAGTTCGTATCAATACAGAAACAGCGGTTTTGCAGATCAGTAAAAAAGCATTTAGGAAACCTCCTAAAGAATTATCCCAGGCTATCACAGCCCTTACCAATTTAAAAGGTGTTGGACCTGCGACAGCATCAG ccATTCTTGCTGCCGCATTTCCTGATGATGTACCATATATGGCAGATGAAAGTATGCTGTCCACACCTGGTATTGAAGCAACAGATTATACTTTAGCAGAATACCTTAATTATGCAGAACACATAAAAGCATGCTCAGATCGTCTAAAGAAACTTG ATCCCAAAAGTGATTGGACTCCTCACAAAGTTGAACTTACTTTGTGGACACATTATCTAGCCAAGGAATTAAAACCATCTGTCTTAGACGGATTGCCCAAAGCATCGATCAAAACCGATGCCTCTGAAAATGGAGAACACAACGATGATTCAGTTGCAGAAAATGGAAACGGTGATGAACCATCTTCGGATGCAGTTGTCCCTAACCCCCAAATATCTACAGAcgatgaaaaagaaattccatctGAAGAAAATACCAATGATTCCAATGCTGATTCAGGGAAGGAAAATGTTGGTGATTCTGGTGATGCCGTAGACGATGAAAATGAGACTTGTGAAGAAACCGCAGCAGCAGAGAAGAGTCCGCCCGATGAACCTCCAGCCAAAAAGTTGTGTGTGGAGCAGTAA